A part of Solicola gregarius genomic DNA contains:
- the pdxR gene encoding MocR-like pyridoxine biosynthesis transcription factor PdxR, with the protein MTRTPISIRRDAKQPLYEQLRDALGHQIANGALDPRLPLPSSRELASELGVSRNTVNTAYQELLAAGFIEARPRRGFFVNAEIAVPLEPPGDRERGAAVDWSEHIVRRVDSGMPEIAKVRDWQRYPYPFIAGQVATDSFPRLAWSRALRDALEKPHLHFSLRDGVDEDDPMLVEALCKHVLPSRGIEVEPDNVLITLGSQQGLDLLAHSLLGPDRTVGVENPGYLDAWHIFVRAGAAFAPIDVDDSGLIPPADLDGVDLVYLTPSHHSPTNVTLSIGRRHALLSMAERSRSLIIEDDYDSEFRYQGSPTPALKALPGSQRVVYLGTFSKFLAPGLRLGYMVAEPDLIAEVRNQRRYRVRHAAGQTQRAMALLIESGQYRRTIRRRRTDLQRKWTRLRDMLREQLDWAVNPPPGGVSIWLTGPPDLDGVELAERCLEAGVVIERGDIFFADPQANRYHVRLGFSAIDLEAIAPGVRQFAQVLSRM; encoded by the coding sequence ATGACGCGAACCCCGATCTCGATCAGGCGCGACGCGAAGCAGCCGCTGTACGAACAGCTACGCGATGCTCTCGGGCACCAGATCGCGAACGGGGCGCTCGATCCGCGGCTGCCGCTGCCCTCGTCACGCGAGCTCGCCAGCGAGCTGGGCGTCTCCCGCAACACGGTCAACACGGCGTACCAGGAGCTGCTCGCTGCGGGATTCATCGAAGCGCGACCGCGACGCGGGTTCTTCGTCAACGCCGAGATCGCGGTGCCGTTGGAGCCACCCGGCGATCGAGAGCGGGGTGCGGCCGTCGACTGGTCGGAGCACATCGTGCGCCGGGTCGACTCCGGGATGCCCGAGATCGCGAAGGTCCGCGACTGGCAGCGCTATCCGTATCCGTTCATCGCGGGCCAGGTCGCCACCGACTCGTTTCCGCGGCTGGCATGGTCGCGGGCGCTACGGGACGCCTTGGAGAAGCCCCACCTGCACTTCAGCCTGCGTGACGGTGTCGACGAAGACGACCCGATGCTCGTCGAGGCGCTGTGCAAGCACGTTCTACCGTCGCGAGGGATCGAGGTCGAACCCGACAACGTGCTGATCACGCTTGGATCGCAGCAGGGACTCGACCTGCTCGCGCATTCTCTGCTCGGACCGGACCGTACGGTGGGAGTCGAGAACCCGGGATACCTCGATGCCTGGCACATCTTCGTACGCGCAGGTGCCGCGTTCGCGCCGATCGACGTCGACGACAGCGGACTGATCCCGCCGGCCGACCTCGATGGTGTGGACTTGGTCTACCTGACCCCGAGCCATCACAGCCCGACGAACGTGACGCTGTCCATCGGGCGGAGGCACGCGCTGCTCTCGATGGCAGAACGCTCGCGGTCGTTGATCATCGAGGACGACTACGACAGCGAGTTTCGCTATCAGGGAAGCCCGACGCCCGCGTTGAAGGCACTGCCGGGCAGCCAGCGGGTGGTCTACCTGGGCACGTTCTCGAAGTTCCTCGCTCCCGGGCTTCGGCTCGGCTACATGGTCGCCGAGCCCGACCTGATAGCCGAGGTGCGGAACCAGCGGCGTTACCGCGTACGCCATGCGGCCGGGCAGACCCAGCGCGCCATGGCCCTGCTGATCGAGAGCGGCCAGTACCGACGCACGATCCGCCGCCGCAGGACCGACCTCCAGCGCAAGTGGACGAGACTGCGTGACATGCTGCGCGAACAACTCGACTGGGCCGTCAACCCACCGCCCGGCGGGGTGAGCATCTGGCTGACCGGGCCACCGGATCTCGACGGCGTCGAGCTCGCGGAGCGTTGCCTCGAAGCGGGCGTCGTCATCGAACGCGGAGACATCTTCTTCGCCGACCCACAGGCGAACCGTTACCACGTACGCCTCGGCTTCTCGGCCATCGACCTCGAGGCGATCGCTCCGGGCGTACGACAGTTCGCGCAGGTGCTGTCGCGGATGTGA
- a CDS encoding aspartate aminotransferase family protein, translating into MTRSDLRARAQRHLFPHFTRGQAWQADDISMIVRGEGSYLFDDRGNRFLDGLSGLFCVNLGHGRTDIPAAATKQMEQLAYWTNWGSAHPAAVDAATLIAELAPGDLDVTFFVNSGSEAVESAIKFVRQFHRSRGETSRTQIVARDMAYHGTTLGALAVTGIPSYKEPFGPLMPGVLRVPNTHGEQIPDGGTAADLPSVRAIRTAIEEAGPETVAALFAEPVQNSRGALVPPEGYWQALRALCDEYGILLVADEVICGFGRLGDWFGSTKLDVIPDLITFAKGSTSGYAPLGGVLVRRPLVDQLLESPEAGMFSHGATWGGHPVSTAVSVANLTALRDEDVPGKVRGLEPHFQLGLDRLRDAHPSVREWRGTGFFYAIELMGNRDTGRELTADQSGELIREVMPRAMREVGLITRPDDRGATMLMLSPPLVSDATVLDDLLDKVDGVLSAVDGHVA; encoded by the coding sequence GTGACGCGATCCGACCTTCGGGCCCGTGCGCAGCGACACCTGTTTCCGCATTTCACCAGAGGACAGGCCTGGCAGGCCGATGACATCTCGATGATCGTCCGCGGTGAGGGCAGCTACCTTTTCGATGATCGCGGAAATCGCTTCCTGGACGGGCTGTCCGGGCTCTTCTGCGTCAACCTCGGGCACGGGCGAACCGATATACCCGCCGCTGCCACCAAGCAGATGGAGCAACTGGCGTACTGGACGAACTGGGGCTCCGCGCACCCGGCCGCCGTGGACGCTGCGACGCTGATCGCCGAGCTCGCACCGGGCGACCTGGACGTGACGTTCTTCGTCAACTCGGGGTCGGAGGCCGTCGAGTCGGCGATCAAGTTCGTACGGCAGTTCCATCGCAGCCGAGGTGAGACGTCGCGCACGCAGATCGTCGCCCGAGACATGGCGTACCACGGCACGACGCTCGGTGCACTCGCCGTGACGGGCATCCCGTCGTACAAGGAGCCGTTCGGGCCGCTGATGCCGGGCGTCCTCCGGGTGCCGAACACACACGGAGAGCAGATCCCCGACGGCGGAACGGCGGCAGATCTGCCGAGCGTTCGTGCGATCCGCACCGCGATCGAGGAGGCGGGCCCGGAGACCGTCGCTGCACTGTTTGCCGAGCCGGTGCAGAACTCGCGGGGCGCTCTCGTGCCGCCGGAGGGGTATTGGCAGGCGCTGCGTGCTCTGTGCGACGAGTACGGCATCCTGCTCGTCGCCGACGAGGTGATCTGCGGCTTCGGTCGGCTGGGTGACTGGTTCGGTTCGACCAAGCTCGACGTGATCCCCGACCTGATCACGTTCGCGAAGGGCTCCACGTCCGGGTACGCACCGCTCGGCGGCGTGCTCGTACGCAGGCCGCTCGTCGATCAACTGCTCGAGTCGCCGGAGGCCGGCATGTTCAGCCACGGTGCGACCTGGGGCGGTCACCCGGTGTCGACGGCGGTCTCGGTCGCGAACCTGACGGCGTTGCGGGACGAGGACGTGCCGGGGAAGGTGCGTGGGCTCGAGCCGCACTTCCAGCTCGGGCTCGACCGGCTTCGAGACGCGCATCCGAGCGTTCGGGAGTGGCGAGGCACCGGCTTCTTCTACGCGATCGAGCTGATGGGCAACCGGGACACCGGTCGCGAGCTCACGGCCGACCAGTCGGGCGAGCTCATTCGTGAGGTCATGCCGCGTGCGATGCGCGAGGTCGGGCTCATCACCCGTCCGGACGACCGCGGCGCGACGATGCTGATGCTGTCGCCGCCGCTCGTCTCCGACGCGACAGTGCTGGACGACCTTCTGGACAAGGTGGATGGCGTCCTTTCGGCGGTGGATGGGCACGTCGCGTAG
- a CDS encoding cobaltochelatase CobT-related protein, producing the protein MAAVDREGMRGATVRAVSGLPSAELVGDSVRCGGVRVSIAAPHVRLSDDADPISPRGAIDGIALHLQHSDADLHRRLRPSDPVAAWLFEILEQLRVESLADRSMPGIASNLRDRHVRWSLAVHDAGVTASSSGLLLYATVQVCRARLTGDRVVEQTEDLLEAPRAALSPHIGTAVAGLRGARTDQEEYAGIAATIGERVSAMLDEDIVGTPDDGEPTALTLYLDGDDGSASQRVSVHPRASVDGPTPAPYGVFTTAYDRTHDVVDLVRPAQLDRYRRRLDVQVVESGLNVRRLARDLHRLFREPREHGWSGGHEEGYVDGRRLSRLVTSQDRRDLFVRPGVDAEPQCRVGVLVDCSGSMKSHLDQVSLFVDVLGHALELADVRTDILGFTTSSWNGGRALRDWQRAGGPASPGRLNERCHLVLKAADVPWRKGRRGLAALLKPDVFREGVDGEAVDWASARMPADVGRRVLIVVSDGSPMDTATARANGPEYLDDHLRATIAEQERGGVEVIGVGIGTGLLSRYYSRSIRLDTNTGIGMHSYRDLLALIGTRRVR; encoded by the coding sequence ATGGCCGCCGTCGACCGAGAGGGCATGCGAGGCGCGACGGTCCGCGCCGTCAGCGGCTTGCCGTCGGCCGAGCTGGTCGGCGACAGCGTCCGGTGCGGTGGCGTACGCGTCTCGATCGCGGCACCGCACGTGCGACTGTCCGACGATGCCGATCCGATCTCCCCGCGCGGCGCGATAGATGGGATCGCCTTACATCTGCAGCATTCCGATGCGGACCTGCATCGGCGTCTGCGACCGTCAGACCCGGTCGCGGCCTGGCTGTTCGAGATTCTCGAGCAGCTGCGAGTCGAGTCGCTCGCCGACCGATCCATGCCGGGCATCGCGTCCAATCTGCGAGATCGCCACGTACGTTGGTCGCTCGCGGTCCACGATGCCGGCGTCACCGCGTCGTCGTCGGGGCTGCTCCTGTACGCGACCGTCCAGGTCTGTCGCGCTCGCCTCACCGGTGATCGCGTGGTCGAACAGACCGAAGACCTACTCGAGGCGCCCCGCGCCGCGCTCTCCCCGCACATCGGAACCGCCGTTGCCGGCCTCCGCGGCGCACGTACGGACCAGGAAGAGTACGCCGGAATCGCGGCCACCATCGGCGAACGCGTGTCAGCAATGCTCGACGAGGACATCGTCGGCACACCGGACGATGGCGAACCGACCGCGCTCACGCTCTATCTCGACGGCGACGACGGGTCCGCCTCACAGCGGGTCTCGGTACATCCCCGCGCGTCGGTCGATGGTCCGACGCCCGCACCGTACGGCGTCTTCACCACCGCATACGACCGGACGCACGACGTCGTCGACCTCGTCCGGCCGGCGCAGCTCGACCGATACCGGCGGCGACTCGACGTGCAGGTCGTGGAGTCAGGGTTGAACGTACGCCGGCTCGCGCGCGATCTGCATCGGCTGTTCCGCGAACCCCGCGAGCACGGATGGTCAGGCGGCCACGAGGAGGGCTACGTCGACGGCCGGCGCCTGAGCCGGCTCGTCACCTCGCAGGACCGACGCGATCTGTTCGTCCGCCCCGGGGTCGATGCCGAGCCGCAATGTCGGGTCGGCGTCCTCGTCGACTGCTCCGGCTCGATGAAGTCGCACCTCGACCAGGTCAGCCTCTTCGTCGACGTCCTCGGGCATGCGCTCGAGCTCGCAGACGTACGCACCGACATCCTCGGCTTCACCACCTCGTCGTGGAACGGCGGCAGAGCACTTCGGGACTGGCAGCGCGCAGGCGGCCCGGCGTCACCGGGTCGCCTGAACGAGCGGTGCCATCTCGTGCTCAAGGCCGCCGACGTGCCGTGGCGGAAGGGACGGCGGGGACTCGCCGCGCTGCTGAAGCCGGACGTGTTCCGGGAAGGTGTCGACGGCGAGGCCGTCGACTGGGCGTCAGCGAGGATGCCCGCGGACGTCGGGCGTCGGGTTCTGATCGTCGTCTCCGACGGCAGCCCGATGGACACCGCAACGGCACGCGCCAACGGCCCGGAGTACCTCGACGACCACCTGCGCGCGACGATCGCCGAGCAGGAGCGGGGCGGTGTCGAGGTCATCGGCGTCGGAATCGGCACCGGTCTACTGAGCCGTTACTACTCCCGATCGATCCGGCTCGATACGAACACCGGTATCGGAATGCATTCGTACCGCGATCTCCTCGCGCTGATCGGTACGCGACGGGTTCGGTGA
- a CDS encoding AAA family ATPase — MDDLTESEPTTTVDVRDAFGIDVDMIVPAFRDRDAHVPEIDPAYRFNRDVTLALLAGFSRNRRVLTQGMHGTGKSTHVEQVAARLNWPCVRLNLDGHISRLELLGRDTITVEDGMQVTRFQDGILPWAVRRPVALVLDEYDAGRPDVMFVIQRLLERAGKLTLSDQSAVLTPHPYFRMFATANTVGLGDLNGMYYGVQRLNHAQLDRWDIVASLGYLPRREEAAIVAARVPEVADRRGPELIDAMVAVAGLTRDSFRAGDLSTLMSPRTVISWAENVEVFGDVATAFRLSFVNRCDESERPLVAELFQRCFDLELNGADKTSVA, encoded by the coding sequence ATGGACGACCTGACCGAGTCCGAGCCCACCACGACGGTCGACGTGCGCGACGCGTTCGGAATCGACGTCGACATGATCGTCCCAGCGTTTCGCGACCGCGACGCGCACGTGCCGGAGATCGACCCCGCGTACCGGTTCAACCGTGATGTGACGTTGGCCCTGCTCGCCGGTTTCAGCCGCAACCGCAGGGTCCTGACCCAAGGCATGCACGGTACGGGGAAGTCGACGCACGTCGAGCAGGTCGCCGCCCGGCTGAACTGGCCGTGCGTACGCCTGAACCTCGACGGCCACATCAGCCGCCTGGAACTGCTGGGCAGAGACACCATTACCGTCGAGGACGGCATGCAGGTGACGCGCTTCCAGGACGGCATTCTGCCGTGGGCGGTACGGCGGCCCGTCGCGCTCGTGCTCGACGAGTACGACGCCGGTCGCCCGGATGTCATGTTCGTGATCCAGCGACTGCTGGAGCGCGCGGGAAAGCTGACGCTGAGCGACCAGAGCGCCGTGCTCACGCCACATCCGTACTTCCGGATGTTCGCGACGGCCAATACGGTCGGCCTCGGTGACCTGAACGGCATGTACTACGGCGTGCAGCGGCTCAACCACGCGCAGCTGGACCGCTGGGACATCGTTGCGTCATTGGGATATCTACCTCGCCGTGAGGAGGCCGCCATCGTCGCGGCGCGTGTACCCGAGGTCGCAGACCGGCGTGGCCCCGAGCTCATCGACGCGATGGTGGCCGTCGCGGGCCTGACTCGCGACAGCTTCCGCGCCGGCGACCTGTCCACGCTGATGTCGCCGCGCACCGTCATCTCCTGGGCCGAGAACGTCGAGGTCTTCGGCGACGTCGCGACCGCGTTCCGATTGTCGTTCGTGAACCGCTGCGACGAGTCGGAGCGACCGCTCGTTGCAGAGCTCTTCCAACGCTGCTTCGACCTCGAGCTCAACGGAGCTGACAAGACATCGGTCGCGTAG
- a CDS encoding IclR family transcriptional regulator — MQQRTQGRTHESTPVELAGDTPTMRLFALLELIAAKDEFVSLQGLAEETGTPKPTLHRMLQQLESADLLVRQSDGRHYGTGARLRRLAEDLLLNATQYGARHAVLTALVDEIGEACNLTTLSGNEVVYLDRAETPEPLRFYLHPGSRVPAHCSASGKMLLSQLGPQQQRKLLGHAPLKQHTPKTIVDLDELERGLLDARRNGYAIDDEEFLSGLVCVAVLVPHESGRTNLCLATQAPVMRFRADDAPRVLPALRRAAETLSTIETEGSTSQ, encoded by the coding sequence ATGCAACAACGCACACAGGGACGTACGCACGAGTCGACACCGGTCGAGCTCGCCGGCGATACCCCGACGATGCGGCTGTTCGCGCTGCTGGAGCTGATCGCGGCGAAGGACGAGTTCGTGTCCCTGCAGGGCCTCGCCGAGGAGACCGGAACGCCGAAGCCGACCCTGCACCGCATGTTGCAACAGCTCGAGAGCGCCGACCTGCTGGTACGCCAGAGCGACGGCCGCCATTACGGCACCGGCGCCCGATTGCGCCGATTGGCAGAGGACCTGCTGCTCAACGCGACGCAGTACGGGGCGCGGCACGCCGTCCTGACCGCGCTCGTCGACGAGATCGGCGAAGCGTGCAACCTCACGACGCTCTCCGGCAACGAGGTCGTCTACCTCGACCGCGCCGAGACACCCGAGCCGTTGCGGTTCTACCTGCACCCGGGCTCGCGGGTGCCGGCCCACTGCTCCGCCAGCGGAAAGATGCTGCTCTCGCAGCTCGGCCCGCAGCAACAGCGCAAGCTTCTCGGGCACGCACCGCTGAAGCAGCACACGCCGAAGACGATCGTCGACCTCGACGAGCTCGAGCGCGGTCTCTTGGACGCGCGACGAAACGGCTACGCGATCGACGACGAGGAGTTCCTCTCCGGCCTGGTGTGCGTCGCGGTACTCGTGCCGCATGAGTCCGGTCGGACGAACCTCTGTCTGGCCACGCAGGCACCGGTCATGCGGTTCCGCGCGGACGACGCACCGCGCGTACTCCCCGCCCTTCGGCGCGCGGCCGAGACGCTCAGCACGATCGAGACCGAGGGCAGCACTTCGCAATGA
- the xsc gene encoding sulfoacetaldehyde acetyltransferase: protein MTDNGGTGGPQRMTPSEAFVETMAANGVTDIFGIMGSAFMDAMDIFAPAGMRLIPVVHEQGAAHMADGYARASGRHGVVIGQNGPGISNCVTAIAAAYWAHSPVVIVTPEAGTMGMGLGGFQEANQLPMFQEFTKFQGHVNNPARMAELTGRCFDRAMSEIGPAQLNIPRDYFYGDITAEIPQPRRLDRGAGGEQSLNDAADLLAEAKFPVIISGGGVVMADGVDECRVLAERLGAPVVNSYLHNDSFPASHPQWCGPLGYQGSKAAMKLISQADVVIALGSRLGPFGTLPQHGLDYWPTGAKIIQIDADHTMLGLVKKITVGICGDAKASAVALSERLRDRTLACDATRDERAATMRAEKDTWEQELDDWTHERDDYSLDVIAEAEQEEGNWLHPRQVLRELEKAMPEDVMVSTDIGNINSVANSYLRFEKPRSFLAPMSFGNCGYALPTIIGAKVAAPERPAIAYSGDGAWGMSMGEIMTAVRHDIPVTAVVFHNRQWGAEKKNQVDFYDRRFVAGELDNESFAGIAQAMGAEGTVVEKLDDVGAALERAVDAQLNERKTTVIEVMCTRELGDPFRRDALSKPVRLLEKYQDYQ, encoded by the coding sequence ATGACGGATAACGGCGGCACGGGTGGTCCGCAGCGGATGACACCGTCGGAGGCCTTCGTCGAGACGATGGCCGCGAACGGCGTCACGGACATCTTCGGGATCATGGGTTCGGCGTTCATGGACGCGATGGACATCTTCGCTCCGGCGGGAATGCGGCTGATTCCAGTCGTGCACGAGCAGGGTGCGGCGCACATGGCCGACGGGTACGCGCGGGCCAGTGGGCGACACGGGGTCGTGATCGGCCAGAACGGTCCCGGAATCAGCAACTGTGTAACGGCGATCGCCGCGGCGTACTGGGCGCACAGTCCGGTCGTGATCGTCACCCCGGAGGCGGGGACGATGGGCATGGGGTTGGGCGGCTTCCAGGAGGCGAACCAGCTGCCGATGTTCCAGGAGTTCACCAAGTTCCAGGGCCACGTGAACAATCCGGCGAGGATGGCCGAGCTCACGGGGCGTTGCTTCGACCGGGCGATGTCGGAGATCGGGCCGGCGCAGCTGAACATCCCGCGCGACTACTTCTACGGCGACATCACCGCCGAGATCCCGCAGCCGCGACGCCTCGACCGCGGTGCCGGCGGCGAGCAGAGCCTGAACGATGCGGCCGATCTGCTCGCCGAGGCCAAGTTCCCCGTGATCATCTCGGGCGGCGGCGTCGTCATGGCCGACGGTGTCGACGAGTGCCGGGTCCTGGCAGAGCGGCTCGGTGCCCCGGTCGTGAACAGCTACCTGCACAACGACTCGTTCCCGGCGAGCCACCCGCAATGGTGCGGGCCGCTCGGCTACCAGGGTTCCAAGGCGGCGATGAAGCTGATTTCGCAGGCCGACGTGGTGATCGCGCTCGGCTCGCGGCTCGGCCCCTTCGGCACCCTGCCGCAGCACGGGCTCGACTACTGGCCGACGGGCGCGAAGATCATCCAGATCGACGCCGACCACACCATGCTCGGTCTGGTCAAGAAGATCACGGTCGGGATCTGCGGCGACGCGAAGGCGTCGGCGGTCGCGTTGAGCGAGCGCCTTCGCGACCGCACGCTCGCGTGTGACGCCACCCGCGACGAGCGCGCGGCCACCATGCGAGCAGAGAAGGACACCTGGGAGCAGGAGCTCGACGACTGGACGCACGAGCGCGACGACTACAGTCTCGACGTCATCGCCGAAGCGGAGCAGGAGGAAGGCAACTGGCTGCATCCACGCCAGGTCCTTCGAGAGCTCGAAAAGGCCATGCCGGAGGACGTTATGGTCTCGACCGACATCGGCAACATCAACTCGGTCGCGAACAGCTATCTGCGGTTCGAGAAGCCGCGCAGCTTCCTTGCTCCGATGAGCTTCGGCAACTGTGGGTACGCGCTGCCGACGATCATCGGCGCGAAGGTCGCCGCCCCGGAACGGCCCGCCATCGCGTACTCCGGCGATGGGGCCTGGGGTATGAGCATGGGCGAGATCATGACCGCCGTACGCCACGACATTCCGGTCACGGCGGTCGTCTTCCACAACCGGCAGTGGGGCGCGGAGAAGAAGAACCAGGTCGACTTCTACGACCGTCGGTTCGTGGCCGGCGAGCTCGACAACGAGAGCTTCGCCGGTATCGCGCAGGCAATGGGTGCCGAAGGGACCGTCGTGGAGAAGCTCGACGATGTCGGTGCGGCGCTCGAGCGGGCGGTCGATGCGCAGCTGAACGAGCGAAAGACCACCGTCATCGAGGTGATGTGCACGCGCGAACTCGGTGACCCGTTCCGCCGGGACGCATTGTCGAAGCCGGTTCGGTTGCTGGAGAAGTACCAGGACTACCAGTAG
- a CDS encoding Ig-like domain-containing protein translates to MMSRAYRRLLVRRGIVALSAGVTLFAAVSLITSAAIDAPVAEDLSFADGIHRSTPYRGGSAAIELSADGGDGELTYEIVDAPNADGEPIGDASVDGDHVQLSIDRDAPSGPARFTYAVVDQDGTRSDDATVSFDVANRTPLTRDLTLTTTRDAPLDIWPYARDAEDGGPFAWRSPGNRITYSDPVHGTIEPFFGAGGSDPEFAEIDHKVVYVPDPGYIGADRFTYTFTDADGGASSSTVSVDVVDAGEPKRGSVAGVRYRCALHVKTDERGRTDPDGKYDARETSRVSRYLGGDLVLEVAARVDVPARLEPGETYTPADPRVRLRPQPGLAELLAGAPAGDADRDLEDVGFGQSSVGAELSMSAGVARTASGRSREIPVDGLTAKPVSARSDGIELGFAGSMPRLTAPPSGAVVVSLPQVFLVDLALHPGLLGRDGSIGLRCYAAQGADLQVARIPVSGGAGFLAD, encoded by the coding sequence ATGATGAGCCGCGCGTACCGGAGGCTCCTGGTGCGCCGCGGCATTGTCGCGCTCTCGGCCGGGGTGACACTGTTCGCCGCGGTATCGCTGATCACGAGTGCCGCGATCGACGCTCCGGTCGCCGAAGACCTCTCCTTCGCCGATGGCATTCATCGCAGTACGCCGTACCGCGGAGGTAGCGCCGCCATCGAGCTGTCCGCCGACGGTGGCGATGGTGAGCTGACGTACGAGATCGTCGACGCGCCGAACGCGGACGGCGAGCCGATCGGGGATGCGAGCGTCGACGGTGACCACGTGCAGCTTTCGATCGACCGTGACGCACCGAGCGGCCCGGCCCGCTTCACGTACGCGGTCGTCGACCAGGACGGTACGCGCAGCGACGACGCAACGGTGTCGTTCGATGTCGCGAACCGGACGCCCCTGACGCGAGACCTGACCCTCACCACGACCCGCGACGCTCCGCTCGACATCTGGCCGTACGCTCGCGACGCCGAGGACGGCGGGCCGTTCGCATGGCGCAGCCCCGGCAACCGGATCACGTACTCCGATCCGGTCCACGGCACCATCGAGCCGTTCTTCGGTGCGGGGGGCAGTGATCCCGAGTTCGCCGAGATCGACCACAAGGTCGTGTACGTGCCCGACCCCGGCTATATCGGTGCGGATCGGTTCACGTACACCTTCACCGATGCGGACGGTGGCGCCTCGTCGAGCACGGTGTCGGTCGACGTCGTCGACGCCGGGGAGCCGAAGCGGGGTTCGGTTGCCGGCGTTCGGTATCGGTGTGCGCTCCACGTCAAGACCGACGAGCGCGGGCGTACAGACCCCGACGGCAAGTACGACGCCCGCGAGACGAGTCGGGTGTCGAGGTACCTCGGTGGCGATCTCGTTCTCGAGGTCGCCGCCCGAGTCGACGTGCCCGCACGGCTCGAACCCGGTGAGACCTACACACCCGCGGACCCGCGGGTCCGACTGAGGCCGCAGCCCGGTCTTGCGGAGCTGCTCGCAGGCGCTCCGGCCGGCGATGCCGACCGGGATCTCGAGGACGTCGGCTTCGGCCAGTCATCGGTCGGAGCCGAACTTTCGATGTCTGCGGGAGTCGCGCGTACTGCATCCGGGCGGTCCCGCGAGATTCCGGTGGACGGACTCACGGCGAAGCCGGTTTCGGCGAGGAGCGACGGCATCGAGCTGGGCTTCGCGGGATCCATGCCCCGGCTGACGGCGCCGCCCTCGGGCGCGGTCGTGGTCTCGCTTCCGCAGGTGTTCCTGGTCGATCTCGCGCTGCATCCGGGGCTGCTCGGCCGCGACGGCTCCATCGGGCTGCGCTGCTACGCCGCGCAGGGTGCGGACCTCCAGGTCGCGCGTATCCCCGTATCGGGCGGCGCGGGCTTTCTGGCCGACTGA